One segment of Comamonas thiooxydans DNA contains the following:
- a CDS encoding heavy metal sensor histidine kinase translates to MRLKSLSVRLALWVGLLGLLQGAGVLWFSYLTMQQELGSQRRLVLRDKVDQAQQLIGDMPDDAAIRGKAFELVDLVTGHAELHLAIARQGSTEPTVAFSREASESLKRLKDDIWGTDAFLEWRAQTSGAPMLSQAGAVQLKSGEAYEIVVTVERSEDQRLLRSLLVTALTAAPFGLAVVIGSALAIVIFGLRPLRRFQKTATDITARNLSARIDSRGLPTELQGLCHAFNTMLERLDNGMHRLSEFSEDLAHELRTPLATLLGRTQVVLSHPRSVEQLTNLLENNVDELQRLGRLVSDMLFLAQADNAQTALERRELDLADQARIVAEFLQLLADERGIEILVEGSARVIVDGGLVQRAITNLLSNAVRHGALGMPVTVNVSYADDLDAVLVVTNYGEPIPPAQLERLFDRFYRVDNSRARDLGGTGLGLAIVKAIMGLHGGRVTANSSASGETRFTLYLPRGNQGL, encoded by the coding sequence CGATGCAGCAGGAGCTGGGGTCGCAACGGCGGCTCGTGCTGCGTGACAAGGTCGACCAGGCCCAACAATTGATCGGCGACATGCCTGACGATGCGGCCATTCGCGGAAAGGCCTTCGAGCTTGTGGATCTCGTCACTGGACACGCCGAGTTGCATCTGGCGATTGCGCGACAAGGGTCCACCGAGCCGACGGTCGCGTTCAGCCGCGAAGCCAGTGAATCGCTGAAGCGGTTGAAGGACGACATCTGGGGAACCGACGCATTCCTGGAATGGCGCGCGCAAACCAGCGGTGCGCCGATGCTGTCGCAGGCCGGAGCCGTGCAACTTAAAAGTGGTGAAGCCTACGAGATCGTCGTCACCGTCGAGCGCAGCGAAGACCAGCGGCTGTTGCGCAGCTTGCTGGTCACCGCGCTGACCGCGGCACCATTCGGCTTGGCTGTGGTGATCGGCAGTGCTCTGGCCATCGTCATTTTTGGCCTGCGGCCGTTGCGACGCTTCCAGAAGACTGCCACCGACATCACGGCCCGCAACCTCTCGGCGCGGATTGACTCGAGGGGCCTGCCCACCGAGCTGCAAGGCCTTTGCCACGCGTTCAATACCATGCTGGAGCGCCTGGATAACGGCATGCACCGGCTGTCCGAGTTTTCGGAAGACCTAGCGCATGAGCTGCGTACGCCTCTGGCAACGCTGCTGGGGCGCACTCAGGTCGTGCTGTCGCATCCGCGCTCAGTCGAGCAACTGACGAACCTGCTTGAAAACAACGTCGACGAATTGCAGCGGCTCGGGCGACTGGTTTCAGACATGCTGTTTCTGGCACAGGCCGACAATGCGCAAACGGCCCTGGAGCGGCGCGAACTTGATCTGGCTGACCAGGCGCGCATCGTCGCCGAGTTTCTGCAACTGCTGGCCGACGAGCGCGGCATCGAGATCTTGGTGGAAGGTAGCGCGCGCGTGATAGTCGACGGCGGTCTGGTGCAACGGGCGATCACCAACCTGCTGTCCAATGCCGTGCGCCATGGTGCGCTGGGCATGCCGGTGACCGTAAATGTGTCCTATGCCGACGATCTCGATGCGGTGCTGGTGGTGACCAATTACGGGGAACCGATCCCGCCCGCACAGCTGGAGCGGCTCTTCGATCGCTTCTACCGCGTGGACAACTCGCGTGCCCGCGATCTGGGCGGCACCGGACTCGGGCTGGCAATCGTTAAAGCAATCATGGGACTTCATGGCGGGAGGGTTACGGCCAACAGCAGTGCCAGTGGCGAAACGCGCTTCACGCTCTACCTTCCGCGGGGGAACCAGGGTCTGTGA